Proteins from a single region of Streptomyces glaucescens:
- a CDS encoding SRPBCC family protein: protein MTEYERSRTMPAQPEQIFDQAADVGRLDSWLPSAVHVEPVRLPAVTVHEDRTDEDTAALLRAQPDQMRLEWGTRDQGSYAGWLQVAGIGSGASEVTVHLSFFDEGHDPGEQAVRDALDGSLRRLEEQVRLRVDGSAG from the coding sequence ATGACCGAGTACGAACGTTCCCGCACCATGCCGGCCCAGCCCGAGCAGATCTTCGACCAGGCCGCCGATGTCGGCCGGCTGGACTCCTGGCTGCCCTCCGCGGTGCACGTGGAGCCGGTCCGGCTGCCCGCGGTGACCGTGCACGAGGACCGCACCGACGAGGACACCGCCGCGCTGCTGCGCGCGCAGCCCGACCAGATGCGGCTGGAGTGGGGCACCCGCGACCAGGGCAGCTACGCGGGCTGGCTCCAGGTCGCGGGGATCGGCAGCGGGGCCAGCGAAGTCACGGTGCACCTGTCGTTCTTCGACGAGGGCCACGACCCGGGCGAGCAGGCCGTGCGCGACGCCCTCGACGGCAGCCTGCGGCGCCTGGAGGAGCAGGTGCGGCTGCGCGTCGACGGCTCGGCCGGCTGA
- a CDS encoding amidohydrolase family protein, protein MSTARDDTPAAGRIDVHHHFTAPAWLDWAEERGIADREKLPWWTRWDLDTALEVMDKAGIGTAVMTVAMLGRLRERAERQESARVALRAAAEVVERHPARFRFFTPVFLDDLELSSWSLAYGLDELGAVGVSTRTSMDGVYLGDPSHDRLLRELDERHAVVSTHPMEVPAGKPGSGSAGLPGMPPFVCDFLVDTTRAAINLIRNGTLDRYPNLTFVLPHGGGFLPYVADRLDLFGGHLTPPIEPGRVRDYLHRFYYDTAGPMSPSATPTLLAAVDPGRILFGTDWPPTPGHVVAGVTAPALDADPALSDDQLRAINRDNALRLLPALAR, encoded by the coding sequence ATGAGCACAGCACGAGACGACACCCCCGCCGCGGGCCGGATCGACGTCCACCACCACTTCACCGCGCCCGCCTGGCTGGACTGGGCGGAGGAACGCGGCATCGCCGACCGCGAGAAGCTGCCCTGGTGGACGCGCTGGGACCTGGACACCGCCCTGGAGGTGATGGACAAGGCGGGCATCGGCACCGCCGTCATGACGGTGGCGATGCTCGGCCGGCTCCGCGAGCGCGCGGAGCGCCAGGAGAGCGCGCGGGTGGCCCTGCGGGCGGCGGCCGAGGTCGTCGAACGCCACCCCGCGCGCTTCCGGTTCTTCACCCCGGTGTTCCTGGACGACCTGGAACTGTCCTCGTGGAGCCTCGCGTACGGCCTCGACGAGCTGGGCGCCGTCGGCGTGAGCACCCGGACGAGCATGGACGGCGTCTACCTCGGCGACCCGTCGCACGACCGGCTGCTGAGGGAACTGGACGAGCGGCACGCCGTCGTCAGCACCCACCCGATGGAGGTGCCGGCGGGCAAGCCGGGGAGCGGGAGCGCGGGGCTGCCCGGCATGCCGCCGTTCGTCTGCGACTTCCTGGTGGACACCACGCGGGCCGCGATCAACCTCATCAGGAACGGCACCCTCGACCGCTACCCGAACCTCACCTTCGTCCTCCCGCACGGCGGAGGATTCCTGCCCTACGTCGCCGACCGGCTCGACCTCTTCGGCGGGCACCTCACGCCGCCGATCGAGCCGGGCCGGGTGCGTGACTACCTGCACCGCTTCTACTACGACACGGCGGGGCCCATGTCCCCGTCGGCCACGCCCACCCTGCTGGCCGCGGTGGACCCGGGCCGCATTCTGTTCGGCACGGACTGGCCGCCCACCCCGGGCCATGTCGTCGCCGGCGTCACCGCGCCCGCGCTGGACGCCGACCCGGCGCTCTCCGACGACCAGCTCCGGGCGATCAACCGGGACAACGCGCTGCGGCTCCTCCCGGCGCTCGCCCGCTGA
- a CDS encoding SRPBCC family protein: MAGHTENEITIAAPLDLVWDMTNDLERWPQLFSEYAACEVLSRDGDTVTFRLTMHPDENGKVWSWVSERVTDREKLVVRARRIEPGPFEYMNILWEYEETPEGTRMRWTQDFAMKPDAPVDDAGMTGIINRNSPVQMALIRDRIEQAAGERRTAPVSPA, translated from the coding sequence ATGGCCGGGCACACCGAGAACGAGATCACCATCGCAGCGCCCCTCGACCTCGTCTGGGACATGACGAACGACCTCGAGCGCTGGCCGCAGCTGTTCAGCGAGTACGCGGCCTGCGAGGTGCTGTCCCGGGACGGCGACACGGTCACCTTCCGGCTGACCATGCACCCCGACGAGAACGGCAAGGTGTGGAGCTGGGTGTCGGAGCGGGTCACCGACCGCGAGAAGCTCGTCGTCCGCGCCCGCCGGATCGAACCCGGACCGTTCGAGTACATGAACATCCTCTGGGAGTACGAGGAGACCCCGGAGGGCACTCGGATGCGCTGGACGCAGGACTTCGCGATGAAGCCCGACGCCCCGGTCGACGACGCCGGGATGACCGGCATCATCAACCGCAACTCCCCGGTGCAGATGGCCCTCATCCGCGACCGCATCGAGCAGGCCGCCGGCGAGCGGCGGACCGCACCCGTCTCGCCGGCCTGA
- a CDS encoding FAD-dependent oxidoreductase, with the protein MSGRAVESAPVLIVGGSLVGLSTSVFLGRLGIEHMLVERHAATSTHPRGRGNNVRTMELFRTAGLEARIRAAASTLAGNDGVLQVDTLTGSQRRWIIRDISGGMDVSRVSSSDWCLCSQNDLEPVLLEQARREGDIRFNTELVSFEEDERGIRALIQNRETGETSTVAADYLVAADGPRSPVRNRLGIAQSGPGELFHNVSVTFRSRRLKDYTGGERFVVCYITDPRGEGALLPVDNEERWVIHVPWFPERGETLEDFTEERCANHVRAAAGVPDLDVEITGKAPWHASKRVADSYGRGRVFLAGDAAHEMPPTGAFGSNTGIQDAHNLAWKLAAVLRGWAEPSLLDSYERERRPVALTTSTRASAQAVEEEHPGFSSAATRNNDPEDLMTVALCYRYASDAVLGASPDLPVVPETFQLGGDPGTRAPHMWVTRDGARISTLDLYERSFVLLSGAQGHAWRAAAAQAAANLGLPVECHLVGDGPECDLVPEPDTDWAKLHGTAEDGAVLVRPDGFVAWRAHAELPHADRMLTTALQTVLGRL; encoded by the coding sequence GTGAGCGGACGCGCAGTCGAATCTGCACCAGTACTCATCGTAGGCGGATCGCTGGTGGGTCTTTCCACCTCCGTGTTCCTCGGCCGCCTCGGCATCGAGCACATGCTCGTGGAGCGGCACGCCGCGACGTCGACGCACCCGAGGGGCCGCGGGAACAACGTCCGCACCATGGAGCTCTTCCGTACCGCCGGGCTGGAGGCCCGCATCCGGGCCGCCGCCTCCACCCTCGCCGGGAACGACGGCGTCCTCCAGGTCGACACCCTCACCGGCAGCCAGCGCCGCTGGATCATCCGGGACATCTCCGGAGGCATGGACGTGTCCCGGGTCAGTTCCTCGGACTGGTGCCTGTGCAGCCAGAACGACCTGGAGCCGGTGCTGCTGGAGCAGGCCCGCCGCGAGGGGGACATCCGCTTCAACACCGAACTGGTCTCCTTCGAGGAGGACGAGCGGGGAATCCGGGCGCTGATCCAGAACCGGGAGACCGGCGAGACCTCCACCGTGGCGGCGGACTACCTGGTGGCCGCGGACGGCCCGAGAAGTCCGGTGCGCAATCGGCTGGGAATCGCCCAGTCGGGCCCCGGTGAGCTGTTCCACAATGTCAGCGTCACCTTCCGCAGCCGGCGGCTGAAGGATTACACGGGCGGCGAGCGGTTCGTCGTCTGCTACATCACCGACCCGCGGGGCGAGGGAGCGCTGCTCCCGGTGGACAACGAGGAACGGTGGGTCATTCACGTTCCCTGGTTCCCGGAGCGCGGGGAAACCCTCGAGGATTTCACCGAGGAACGCTGCGCGAACCACGTCCGGGCCGCCGCCGGCGTGCCCGATCTCGATGTCGAGATCACCGGAAAGGCACCCTGGCACGCGTCGAAACGCGTCGCCGACAGCTACGGCCGGGGCCGGGTGTTCCTGGCCGGTGACGCGGCCCACGAAATGCCGCCCACCGGCGCGTTCGGCTCCAACACGGGAATCCAGGACGCCCACAACCTCGCCTGGAAGCTGGCCGCGGTGCTGCGCGGCTGGGCCGAGCCGTCGCTGCTGGACAGCTACGAGCGGGAGCGGCGGCCCGTCGCCCTCACCACCAGCACCCGGGCGTCCGCGCAGGCGGTGGAGGAGGAGCACCCGGGTTTCAGCTCCGCGGCGACCCGCAACAACGACCCGGAGGACCTGATGACCGTGGCACTGTGCTACCGGTACGCCTCCGACGCGGTGCTGGGCGCCTCCCCCGACCTTCCGGTGGTCCCCGAGACCTTCCAGCTCGGCGGCGACCCGGGCACCCGTGCCCCGCACATGTGGGTCACCAGGGACGGGGCACGTATCTCCACGCTGGACCTGTACGAGCGGTCGTTCGTGCTCCTCTCCGGGGCCCAGGGCCACGCCTGGCGCGCCGCCGCCGCGCAGGCCGCCGCGAACCTCGGCCTGCCCGTGGAGTGCCACCTGGTCGGCGACGGCCCCGAGTGCGACCTGGTCCCCGAGCCGGACACCGACTGGGCGAAGCTGCACGGCACGGCCGAGGACGGAGCCGTCCTGGTCCGCCCGGACGGCTTCGTCGCCTGGCGGGCGCACGCCGAACTGCCGCACGCCGATCGGATGCTGACGACCGCGCTGCAGACGGTCCTCGGCCGTCTGTGA
- a CDS encoding cupin domain-containing protein — MDTTRPRIVDLSETEPNRRRGGDLRTLLTPVTVGSTSGFMGLAIMQPGERISEHYHPYSEEFIYVVQGDLEVDLDGETRSLRGEQGLMIPINMRHRFRNVGDTEARMVFHLGPLAPEPRLGHVDTEVLEQADQLAPHPLVQEAGAQPVRHGAPS, encoded by the coding sequence ATGGACACAACGCGCCCACGCATCGTGGACCTGAGCGAGACCGAGCCCAACCGCAGGCGCGGCGGCGACCTGCGCACCCTGCTCACCCCGGTCACCGTGGGGTCCACCAGCGGTTTCATGGGCCTGGCCATCATGCAGCCGGGCGAGCGCATCAGCGAGCACTACCACCCGTACTCGGAGGAGTTCATCTACGTCGTCCAGGGCGATCTCGAGGTCGACCTGGACGGCGAGACCCGCTCCCTGCGGGGTGAGCAGGGCCTGATGATCCCCATCAACATGCGGCACCGTTTCCGCAACGTCGGCGACACCGAGGCCCGGATGGTGTTCCACCTGGGTCCGCTGGCGCCCGAGCCGCGCCTCGGCCACGTCGACACGGAGGTCCTGGAGCAGGCCGACCAGCTCGCGCCGCACCCGCTCGTCCAGGAGGCGGGCGCGCAGCCCGTACGACACGGGGCGCCATCGTGA
- a CDS encoding SpoIIE family protein phosphatase, producing the protein MGGSTIDPATEHGELDTAFAETVRQIGASIGALYLLEPDGQVLSLTLLSGATAELAAPWSRVAVAAPAPVADAVRQDRLVWVGSQEEMTHSYPRTAMALPYPLALAAAPVAGGRRWGALLLMWPANRPAYMTGRERRYIESSCRTLARLLEEGAARGGPRVVPTGAGHRSAGGPVLAAADFVERLPGGSCALDLEGRFTYLSSGACTLLGRDADQLLGTRPWQSLRWLDDPAYEDRYRAAVLSREPVSFAACRPPDTWLELHLYPDASGISVRIVPSGTALPPAPAPRRSTRTVTPTRAGQLYHVMHLAAALTEVVGVRDVIDLIADQIMPAFGATGLVLSTADGGRLRITGHRGYPPEAIERLDALPLTTGFTPAGRAMSSGIPAFFSDAEEMRRVYPDATPVSGKQAWAFLPLVISGRPVGCCILSYDEPRRFPADERAVLTSLAGLIAQALDRARLYDTKHELAHGLQQALLPRTLPAVAGLRVAARYLPTTRGMDIGGDFYDLIRLGGTAAAAVIGDVQGHNVAAAALMGQVRTGVHAHATVGTTPDQVLDGTNRLLTDLAPELFTSCLYAHLDLARGHAALASAGHPPPLLRLADGTARPVDVQPGPLLGILPDAGFPVTGIPFPPGATLLLYTDGLIETPGVDLDRSIARLGHHLARADDRDLEALIDDLLDKEVPTGQRADDIALLVLHREAS; encoded by the coding sequence ATGGGCGGCAGCACGATCGATCCGGCCACCGAGCACGGCGAACTGGACACCGCGTTCGCGGAGACGGTCCGGCAGATCGGCGCGTCCATCGGCGCCCTGTACCTCCTCGAACCGGACGGGCAGGTGCTCAGCCTCACCCTGCTCTCCGGAGCGACCGCGGAGCTGGCCGCGCCCTGGAGCCGGGTGGCGGTCGCGGCACCCGCTCCGGTGGCCGACGCCGTCCGCCAGGACCGGCTGGTGTGGGTGGGGAGCCAGGAGGAGATGACCCACTCCTACCCGCGCACCGCGATGGCGCTGCCGTACCCCCTCGCGCTGGCGGCCGCTCCCGTCGCCGGCGGCCGCCGGTGGGGGGCCCTGCTGCTGATGTGGCCCGCCAACCGGCCCGCGTACATGACCGGGCGGGAACGGCGGTACATCGAGTCGAGCTGCCGGACCCTCGCCCGTCTCCTGGAGGAGGGCGCCGCCCGGGGCGGACCGCGGGTCGTCCCCACCGGGGCGGGCCACCGCTCGGCGGGCGGCCCCGTCCTGGCCGCCGCCGACTTCGTCGAGCGCCTGCCCGGCGGGAGCTGCGCCCTGGACCTGGAGGGACGCTTCACCTACCTCAGCTCCGGCGCCTGCACACTGCTCGGCCGCGACGCCGACCAGCTGCTCGGCACCCGGCCCTGGCAGTCGCTGCGCTGGCTCGACGACCCCGCCTACGAGGACCGGTACCGGGCGGCCGTGCTCAGCCGCGAACCCGTCTCGTTCGCCGCCTGCCGCCCGCCGGACACCTGGCTGGAGCTGCACCTCTACCCGGACGCCAGCGGCATCAGCGTCCGCATCGTGCCGAGCGGCACGGCGCTGCCGCCCGCGCCGGCCCCCCGGCGGTCCACCCGCACCGTGACGCCGACCCGCGCCGGTCAGCTCTACCACGTGATGCACCTGGCCGCCGCGCTCACCGAGGTCGTCGGCGTCCGGGACGTCATCGACCTGATCGCCGACCAGATCATGCCCGCGTTCGGCGCGACGGGGCTCGTGCTCTCCACCGCCGACGGGGGCCGGCTGCGCATCACCGGCCACCGCGGCTACCCGCCCGAGGCCATCGAGCGGCTCGACGCCCTTCCCCTCACCACCGGCTTCACCCCCGCCGGCCGGGCGATGAGCAGCGGCATCCCCGCCTTCTTCTCCGACGCGGAGGAGATGCGGCGCGTCTACCCCGACGCCACCCCGGTCAGCGGCAAACAGGCCTGGGCCTTCCTGCCGCTGGTCATCTCGGGCCGGCCCGTCGGCTGCTGCATCCTGTCGTACGACGAGCCGCGCCGGTTCCCGGCCGACGAGCGCGCCGTCCTCACCTCGCTCGCCGGGCTCATCGCCCAGGCCCTCGACCGGGCCCGCCTGTACGACACCAAGCACGAACTCGCCCACGGCCTCCAGCAGGCGCTGCTCCCGCGCACCCTGCCCGCGGTGGCCGGGCTGCGGGTGGCCGCCCGCTATCTGCCCACCACCCGCGGCATGGACATCGGCGGGGACTTCTACGACCTGATCCGGCTCGGCGGCACCGCCGCGGCGGCCGTCATCGGCGACGTGCAGGGCCACAACGTGGCCGCCGCCGCCCTCATGGGCCAGGTCCGCACCGGCGTGCACGCCCACGCCACCGTCGGCACCACTCCCGACCAGGTCCTCGACGGCACCAACCGGCTCCTCACCGACCTCGCCCCCGAGCTGTTCACCAGCTGCCTCTATGCCCACCTCGACCTCGCCCGCGGTCACGCCGCCCTCGCCAGCGCGGGCCACCCGCCGCCGCTGCTGCGCCTGGCCGACGGCACCGCCCGGCCCGTCGACGTGCAGCCCGGGCCGCTCCTCGGGATCCTCCCGGACGCCGGCTTCCCCGTCACCGGGATCCCGTTCCCCCCGGGCGCCACACTGCTGCTCTACACGGACGGCCTCATCGAGACGCCCGGCGTCGACCTCGACCGGTCCATCGCGCGCCTCGGTCACCACCTGGCGCGGGCCGACGACCGTGACCTGGAGGCCCTCATCGACGATCTCCTGGACAAGGAGGTGCCGACCGGCCAGCGCGCCGACGACATCGCCCTGCTGGTCCTGCACCGCGAAGCGTCATGA
- a CDS encoding TcmI family type II polyketide cyclase, translated as MHHTLIVARMAPGSAPDIAEVFAASDRGELPHLIGVSRRSLFQFGDVYMHLIEAEQDPAPAIARVADHPDFRDISKRLEPFVSPYDPQTWRGPKDAMAQCFYRWERDATG; from the coding sequence ATGCACCACACCCTGATCGTCGCCCGGATGGCGCCCGGTTCGGCGCCGGACATCGCGGAGGTCTTCGCCGCCTCCGACCGCGGCGAACTCCCGCACCTCATCGGGGTGTCCCGGCGTTCGCTGTTCCAGTTCGGCGACGTCTACATGCATCTCATCGAGGCCGAGCAGGACCCGGCGCCCGCCATCGCGCGGGTGGCCGACCACCCCGACTTCCGCGACATCAGCAAGCGGCTGGAGCCCTTCGTCAGCCCCTACGACCCGCAGACCTGGCGCGGTCCGAAGGACGCGATGGCGCAGTGCTTCTACCGCTGGGAGCGGGACGCCACCGGGTGA
- a CDS encoding ketosynthase chain-length factor, with translation MSAERSGRTAVTGIGVVAPNGLRTDAYWKSVREGVSVLDRITRDGCGHLPLRVAGEVRGFDPSSLIEETFLVQTDRFSHFAMAAAGAALEDAGLSGTAAESPYSVGVVTAAGSGGGEFGQRELQKLWGQGSRYVGPYQSIAWFYAASTGQISIRGGFKGPCGVVASDEAGGLDAVAHAGRTVRRGTDVVVVGAAEAPLAPYSMVCQLGYPDLSTAEDPAVAYRPFTSGARGFVPAEGGAVLVVEDADRARRRGAAVRATVAGHAATFTGASRWDRSREGLARAIRGALDEAGCAPEEIDVVFADALGTPEADRAEALALADALGRHGTRVPVTAPKAGFGRAYCGGPVLDIAAAVLAMEHGQVPPTPGVLDICHDIDLVTAAARPAELRTALILSRGLMGSNAALVLRQGEHA, from the coding sequence ATGAGTGCTGAGCGCAGCGGGCGCACCGCGGTCACCGGCATCGGGGTGGTCGCGCCCAACGGGCTGCGGACGGACGCGTACTGGAAGTCCGTCCGGGAGGGCGTGAGCGTCCTGGACCGGATCACCCGGGACGGCTGCGGGCACCTCCCGCTGCGTGTCGCCGGCGAGGTCCGGGGGTTCGACCCCTCGTCGCTCATCGAGGAGACCTTCCTGGTCCAGACGGACCGGTTCAGTCACTTCGCGATGGCCGCCGCCGGCGCCGCCCTGGAGGACGCCGGGCTGAGCGGCACGGCGGCCGAATCGCCGTACTCCGTCGGCGTGGTCACCGCGGCCGGCTCCGGAGGCGGCGAGTTCGGCCAGCGCGAGCTGCAGAAACTGTGGGGACAGGGCTCCCGCTACGTGGGCCCCTACCAGTCCATCGCCTGGTTCTACGCGGCCAGCACCGGCCAGATCTCCATCCGCGGCGGCTTCAAGGGCCCCTGCGGGGTGGTCGCCAGCGACGAGGCGGGCGGCCTGGACGCCGTCGCGCACGCCGGCCGGACCGTGCGGCGGGGGACCGACGTGGTGGTGGTCGGGGCGGCCGAGGCGCCGCTCGCCCCGTACTCGATGGTCTGCCAGCTCGGCTACCCGGACCTCAGCACCGCCGAGGACCCGGCGGTCGCCTACCGCCCCTTCACCTCCGGCGCCCGCGGTTTCGTACCCGCCGAGGGCGGAGCCGTGCTGGTCGTGGAGGACGCGGACCGGGCCCGCCGCCGTGGCGCGGCGGTCCGCGCCACCGTGGCGGGACACGCCGCCACCTTCACCGGCGCCTCGCGCTGGGACCGCTCCCGGGAGGGACTCGCCCGGGCCATCCGGGGAGCCCTCGACGAGGCCGGCTGCGCACCCGAGGAGATCGACGTGGTGTTCGCCGACGCGCTCGGCACACCGGAGGCGGACCGGGCCGAGGCGCTGGCCCTCGCCGACGCCCTGGGCCGGCACGGCACCCGGGTGCCCGTCACGGCGCCCAAGGCCGGCTTCGGGCGCGCCTACTGCGGCGGGCCCGTGCTGGACATCGCCGCCGCGGTGCTGGCCATGGAGCACGGGCAGGTGCCGCCGACGCCGGGCGTCCTCGACATCTGCCACGACATCGACCTGGTGACCGCCGCGGCGCGCCCGGCCGAACTGCGGACGGCCCTGATCCTCAGCCGGGGCCTCATGGGGTCCAACGCGGCGTTGGTACTACGACAAGGAGAACACGCATGA
- a CDS encoding SchA/CurD-like domain-containing protein, with protein sequence MSTSKRVSQSAFDGSRLRVILFVDLHEGAQSQFLDAYEHMRTRMVEVSGHIGDQLCQSVDNPSQWVITSEWAAAPPYLAWVSSEHHLETVKPMQSCVRDLRSQRYTIVRETGGPQQAAARAAGAHGPVRVGDGVTRHALTFTVKPGSESKVAEVLAGYAPPKARVDDSTRLLRTTLFMHGNRVVRTVEVEGDLMAALRHVSRQPEVRAVEEAINPYLEQDRDLTDPESARAFFTRAAMPPVHHVSRGGAEPAGLRRLALFYPARHDCGTALARMLSQEDETAADDPGSPVHRSTVFQRDDIVVRLIDVSGDPETEPFKVLGIHGPRKAAMLARLLDGGALGMDAPVTGERDATRLLAHAGMTLITDRTAAQS encoded by the coding sequence ATGAGCACATCGAAGCGCGTGTCCCAGTCGGCGTTCGACGGCTCCAGGCTGCGAGTCATACTGTTCGTCGACCTCCACGAAGGCGCTCAGTCGCAGTTCCTCGACGCGTACGAGCACATGCGCACGCGCATGGTGGAGGTCTCCGGACACATCGGCGACCAGCTCTGCCAGTCCGTCGACAACCCGTCCCAGTGGGTCATCACCAGCGAGTGGGCCGCCGCCCCGCCCTACCTCGCCTGGGTGAGCAGTGAGCACCACCTGGAGACGGTCAAGCCCATGCAGAGCTGCGTCCGTGACCTGCGGTCGCAGCGCTACACCATCGTCCGTGAGACGGGCGGTCCGCAGCAGGCCGCGGCCCGCGCCGCCGGAGCGCACGGCCCCGTCCGGGTCGGCGACGGGGTGACGCGCCACGCGCTGACCTTCACCGTCAAGCCGGGCTCGGAGTCCAAGGTCGCCGAGGTCCTGGCCGGGTACGCGCCGCCGAAGGCCCGCGTCGACGACTCCACGCGGCTGCTGCGCACCACGCTGTTCATGCACGGCAACCGGGTCGTGCGCACCGTCGAGGTCGAGGGCGACCTGATGGCCGCGCTGCGGCACGTCTCACGGCAGCCCGAGGTGCGGGCCGTCGAGGAGGCCATCAACCCCTACCTGGAACAGGACCGGGACCTGACCGATCCCGAGTCCGCGCGCGCCTTCTTCACCCGCGCGGCCATGCCCCCCGTGCACCACGTCTCGCGCGGCGGAGCGGAACCGGCCGGCCTGCGGCGGCTCGCGCTGTTCTACCCGGCCCGCCACGACTGCGGGACGGCCCTCGCCCGGATGCTCTCCCAGGAGGACGAGACCGCGGCGGACGACCCCGGGAGCCCGGTGCACCGCAGCACCGTCTTCCAGCGGGACGACATCGTCGTCCGGCTCATCGACGTGTCGGGCGATCCCGAGACCGAGCCGTTCAAGGTCCTCGGCATCCACGGCCCGCGGAAGGCCGCCATGCTGGCCCGCCTGCTCGACGGCGGCGCGCTCGGTATGGACGCCCCGGTCACCGGTGAACGGGACGCGACGCGCCTGCTGGCGCACGCCGGCATGACGCTGATCACCGACCGCACGGCTGCGCAGTCCTGA
- a CDS encoding beta-ketoacyl-[acyl-carrier-protein] synthase family protein — MTPRRVAVTGIGVVAPGGIGVPAFWDLLSDGRTATRGITLFDPEGLRSRIAAECDFDPLAHGLGPEVTERADRYIQFALAAADEAVSDCGIDLAAEDPWRVAVSLGSAVGGTTRLEHDYVLVSGGGKRWDVDHRAAEPQLHLAFSPSTLASVVAERFGAQGPVQTVSTGCTSGLDAVGYAFHTIQDGRADICVAGASDSPISPITMACFDAIKATSPNNDDPAHASRPFDAHRDGFVMGEGAAVLVLEELEHARARGARVYCEIGGYATFGNAYHMTGLTSEGLEMARAIDSALDQARVDPTEIDYVNAHGSGTRQNDRHETAAVKRSLGAHAYGTPMSSIKSMVGHSLGAIGAIEVVACVLAMAHQVVPPTANYETPDPECDLDYVPRTARPRKLDNVLSVGSGFGGFQSAVLLTGTGGRTR; from the coding sequence GTGACCCCGCGGCGGGTGGCGGTCACCGGCATCGGTGTCGTGGCCCCCGGCGGGATCGGCGTACCGGCGTTCTGGGACCTCCTCTCCGACGGCCGCACGGCCACCCGCGGCATCACCCTGTTCGACCCCGAGGGCCTGCGTTCGCGGATCGCGGCCGAGTGCGACTTCGACCCGCTCGCCCACGGGCTCGGGCCCGAGGTGACCGAACGCGCCGACCGCTACATCCAGTTCGCCCTGGCCGCCGCCGACGAGGCCGTGTCCGACTGCGGCATCGACCTCGCCGCCGAGGACCCGTGGCGCGTCGCCGTCTCCCTCGGCAGCGCGGTCGGCGGCACGACCCGCCTGGAGCACGACTACGTCCTGGTCAGCGGCGGCGGGAAGCGCTGGGACGTCGATCACCGTGCCGCCGAGCCGCAGCTGCACCTGGCGTTCTCGCCCAGCACCCTGGCCTCCGTCGTCGCGGAGAGATTCGGCGCGCAGGGCCCGGTGCAGACCGTCTCCACGGGCTGCACCTCGGGACTCGACGCGGTGGGCTACGCCTTCCACACCATCCAGGACGGCCGGGCCGACATCTGCGTCGCCGGGGCGTCGGACTCGCCGATCTCCCCGATCACCATGGCGTGCTTCGACGCCATCAAGGCGACGTCGCCGAACAACGACGACCCGGCGCACGCCTCCCGGCCCTTCGACGCCCACCGCGACGGCTTCGTGATGGGGGAGGGCGCCGCCGTCCTCGTCCTGGAGGAGCTGGAACACGCCCGGGCACGCGGCGCGCGCGTCTACTGCGAGATAGGCGGCTACGCCACCTTCGGCAACGCCTACCACATGACCGGGCTCACCAGTGAGGGCCTGGAGATGGCCCGGGCCATCGACTCCGCGCTCGACCAGGCCCGGGTGGACCCCACGGAGATCGACTACGTCAACGCGCACGGCTCGGGCACCCGCCAGAACGACCGGCACGAGACCGCCGCGGTCAAGCGTTCCCTGGGCGCCCACGCCTACGGCACGCCGATGAGTTCGATCAAGTCCATGGTGGGTCACTCGCTGGGCGCGATCGGCGCCATCGAGGTCGTCGCCTGTGTGCTGGCCATGGCCCACCAGGTGGTGCCGCCGACGGCGAACTACGAGACCCCGGACCCCGAGTGCGACCTGGACTACGTCCCACGCACCGCACGCCCCCGCAAGCTCGACAACGTGCTTTCGGTGGGCAGCGGTTTCGGCGGGTTCCAGTCCGCGGTGCTGCTGACGGGCACGGGCGGGAGGACACGATGA
- a CDS encoding acyl carrier protein yields MSNTELTVQELSALMKKAAGVTVDAQDLASRVDTPFAEFGVDSLGLLGIVGELENRHGRALPTDAERCKTPRDFLDLVNGALTTGG; encoded by the coding sequence ATGAGCAACACGGAACTGACCGTCCAGGAACTGTCCGCCCTGATGAAGAAGGCCGCCGGCGTCACCGTCGACGCGCAGGACCTCGCCTCCCGGGTGGACACCCCGTTCGCCGAGTTCGGAGTCGACTCCCTGGGCCTCCTCGGCATCGTCGGCGAACTGGAGAACCGGCACGGCCGTGCCCTGCCCACCGACGCGGAGCGCTGCAAGACGCCGCGCGACTTCCTCGACCTGGTCAACGGCGCGCTCACGACGGGAGGCTGA